A segment of the Leclercia adecarboxylata genome:
CCAGACCTGCGATACCGTTCAGCGCAGAAGCGTAAACGATAGGGAAGTCCAGCTGCTCGTCGGTTGCGTCGAGGTTAACGAACAGGTCGAAGACCTGATCAACAACCCAGTCAGGACGCGCGCCAGGGCGGTCAACTTTGTTGATAACCACGATTGGTTTCAGGCCATGGGCGAATGCTTTTTTGGTTACGAAGCGCGTCTGCGGCATTGGGCCGTCAAATGCGTCAACCACCAGCAGCACGGAATCCACCATGGACATCACGCGCTCAACTTCACCACCGAAGTCGGCGTGCCCCGGGGTATCAACGATGTTGATACGGTAGTCATTCCATTTGATCGCGGTGTTTTTAGCGAGGATGGTAATCCCACGCTCTTTCTCCAAATCGTTGGAGTCCATCACGCGTTCTTGAGTTTCGGCACGCGCATCGAACGTACCGGATTGCTGCAGCAGCTTATCAACCAGGGTAGTTTTACCATGGTCAACGTGCGCGATGATGGCGATATTACGCAGATTTTCGATCACAACTTTGCCTCAGGCATTTAGAAATAGCGCGTTATTGTACACGGATTAATCGCACTACAAAACAGGATCACAAACATCCCCCGCAAACAAGTATCGCAGAGATGCTTTGTGATCGCTTTCACGGAGCGGTAAAAGGGCACTTTAACGTAAATTGCACCAATATGGTGCTCAATGTTCACATTGAAGCACTATACTGGTGCAACAAAACCATCGTGGTGCAGCCCTTTTGCACTATGGTGCGCATGATAACGCCTTTTTGGGGTGTTTTAAAAGTTGGCACAGATTTCGCTTAATAAAAAATACGGCAACCAAAGGCAACATCGCCTGCCTTACACAGAATTTGAAGACCTCGTTACCACGACGACAATGACCAATCTGGAGAGTTAAGTATGTCCGCTGAACACGTTTTGACGATGCTGAACGAACATGAAGTGAAGTTTGTTGATCTGCGCTTCACCGATACCAAAGGCAAAGAACAGCACGTCACTATTCCTGCTCATCAGGTGAATGCCGAATTCTTTGAAGAAGGCAAAATGTTTGACGGCTCCTCGATTGGTGGCTGGAAAGGTATCAACGAATCTGACATGGTTCTGATGCCTGACGCATCCACTGCGCTCATTGACCCGTTCTTCGAAGAATCTACCCTGATCATCCGTTGCGATATCCTCGAGCCGGGCACCCTGCAGGGTTATGACCGCGACCCACGCTCTATCGCTAAACGCGCTGAAGAGTACCTGCGCTCCACCGGCATCGCAGACACCGTTCTGTTCGGGCCAGAGCCAGAGTTCTTCCTGTTCGACGACATCCGTTTTGGTGCGACCACTTCCGGTTCCCACGTTGCTATCGATGATATCGAAGGCGCATGGAACTCCTCCACCAAATACGAAGGTGGCAACAAAGGTCACCGTCCTGCTGTTAAAGGCGGTTACTTCCCGGTTCCACCGGTCGACTCTTCACAGGACATCCGTTCTACCATGTGTCTGATCATGGAAGAGATGGGCCTGGTTGTTGAAGCACACCACCATGAAGTTGCAACTGCTGGCCAGAACGAAATCGCCACCCGTTTCAACACCATGACCAAGAAAGCGGACGAAATTCAGATCTACAAATACGTTGTGCACAACGTTGCGCACCGTTTCGGTAAAACCGCGACCTTCATGCCAAAACCAATGTTTGGTGACAACGGTTCCGGTATGCACTGCCACATGTCCCTGTCCAAGAACGGGACTAACCTGTTCGCTGGCGACAAATATGCTGGTCTGTCCGAGCAGGCACTGCACTACATTGGCGGCGTAATCAAACACGCTAAAGCGATCAACGCCCTGGCGAACCCGACCACTAACTCCTACAAGCGTCTGGTCCCAGGCTACGAAGCACCGGTAATGCTGGCGTACTCTGCCCGTAACCGTTCTGCTTCTATCCGTATTCCGGTGGTTTCCTCTCCGAAAGCACGTCGTATCGAAGTTCGCTTCCCGGATCCAGCGGCTAACCCATACCTGTGCTTCGCAGCGCTGCTGATGGCGGGTCTTGACGGTATCAAGAACAAGATCCACCCGGGCGAAGCGATGGACAAAAACCTGTACGACCTGCCGCCAGAAGAAGCGAAAGAGATCCCACAGGTTGCAGGCTCTCTGGAAGAAGCCCTGAACGCGCTGGACGCAGACCGTGAGTTCCTGACGGCTGGCGGCGTGTTCACCGACGAAGCGATCGATGCTTACATCGCGCTGCGTATGGAAGAGAACGACCGTGTTCGCATGACGCCACACCCGGTTGAGTTCGAACTGTACTACAGCGTTTAATCTTCAATCCCTGTCGCGCGGCCTTTCCGCGCGAGATTGATAGCCGTTTTTTTTGTTGCCGTGGAAACTTTTCAGCCCATCTTCGGATGGGCTTTTTTCACCACCAACAAACTGATCTCACGCGCTTTTTACCGCAGAAACGCTATACTGCACTAAATTGGTGCAACCAACTCCAGGAGACTGCTGAATGGCAACTGGCACGCTGCCCGATGCTGGGCAGATCCTCAATTCACTGATCAACAGCATTTTATTGGTCGACGACGATCTGGCGGTGCATTACGCCAACCCTGCGGCCCAGCAGTTGCTTGCCCAGAGTTCACGCAAACTGTTTGGCGCGCCGTTACCCGAGCTGTTGAGTTATTTTTCCCTGAACATCGGCCTGATGCAGGAGAGCCTGCAGGCGGGACAAGGCTTTACCGATAACGAAGTCACGCTGGTGATCGACGGGCGCTCGCATATTCTCTCCCTGACCGCGCAACGGCTGCCGGAAGGCCTGATCCTGCTGGAGATGGCGCCAATGGATAATCAGCGTCGCCTGAGCCAGGAGCAGCTCCAGCATGCTCAGCAGATTGCAGCCCGCGACCTGGTGCGCGGCCTCGCCCATGAGATTAAAAATCCGCTTGGTGGCCTGCGCGGTGCGGCACAGCTGTTAACCAAAGCCCTGCCCGACCCGGCGCTGGCGGAGTACACCAACGTCATCATTGAACAGGCCGATCGCCTGCGTAATCTGGTGGATCGCCTGTTAGGTCCGCAGCAACCCGGGATGCACGTCACCGAGAGCATCCACAAAGTGGCCGAGCGCGTCGTCAAACTGGTGTCGATGGAGCTGCCGGATAACGTCAGGCTGATTCGGGATTACGATCCCAGCCTGCCGGAACTGCCGCACGATCCCGACCAGATTGAACAGGTATTACTGAATATCGTGCGCAATGCCCTGCAGGCATTAGGGGCGGATGGCGGAGAAATTATCCTGCGTACCCGCACCGCCTTTCAGCTCACCCTGCACGGTACGCGCTACCGTCTGGCGGCCCGCATCGACGTGGAAGATAACGGCCCGGGGATCCCTTCTCATTTACAGGACACGCTGTTTTACCCGATGGTCAGCGGCCGTGAAGGCGGGACCGGGCTTGGCTTATCCATTGCCCGTAATTTGATAGATCAGCATTCCGGCAAAATTGAATTTACCAGTTGGCCGGGTCATACCGAGTTTTCGGTTTACCTGCCAATCAGGAAATAGAGGGTTAGGTTATGCAACGAGGGATAGTCTGGGTAGTTGATGACGATAGCTCCATCCGCTGGGTGCTTGAACGGGCGCTTACCGGAGCAGGATTAAGCTGCACCGCTTTTGAGAGCGGGGCCGACGTGCTTGATGCACTCACCACCAAAACCCCGGACGTGCTGCTGTCCGATATCCGTATGCCGGGGATGGACGGCCTGGCGCTGTTAAAACAGATTAAGCAGCGCCACCCGATGCTGCCGGTCATCATAATGACTGCACACTCCGATCTGGATGCAGCAGTCAGCGCCTACCAGCAGGGTGCGTTCGATTACCTGCCAAAACCGTTCGATATTGACGAGGCAGTGGCGCTGGTTGAACGCGCCATCAGCCACTATCAGGAACAGCAGCAGCCGCGTAACGCCCCGGTATTCGGCCCTACCACCGATATCATTGGCGAAGCGCCGGCGATGCAGGATGTGTTTCGCATCATCGGCCGCCTGTCGCGCTCCTCCATCAGCGTGCTGATTAACGGCGAGTCAGGCACCGGGAAAGAGCTGGTCGCGCATGCCCTGCATCGCCACAGCCCGCGCGCCAAAGCCCCGTTTATCGCCCTGAATATGGCGGCGATCCCCAAGGATTTGATTGAATCCGAGCTGTTTGGTCACGAAAAAGGGGCGTTCACCGGTGCGAATACCATTCGTCAGGGTCGTTTCGAACAGGCTGATGGCGGCACACTTTTCCTGGATGAGATTGGCGACATGCCGCTGGACGTTCAGACCCGACTGCTGCGCGTGCTGGCCGACGGACAATTTTATCGCGTAGGCGGTTATGCCCCGGTGAAGGTGGATGTGCGCATTATTGCCGCAACGCATCAGAACCTGGAGCAGCGCGTGCAGGAAGGGAAATTCCGTGAGGACTTATTCCACCGACTGAACGTTATTCGCGTACATCTGCCTCCTCTGCGGGAGCGCCGGGAAGATATCCCGCGCCTGGCGCGTCATTTCCTGCAGGATGCCGCCCGCGAGCTGGGGGTAGAAGCCAAACTGCTGCACCCGGAAACCGAAGCCGCGCTGACGCGCCTGGCCTGGCCCGGTAACGTGCGCCAGCTGGAAAATACCTGTCGCTGGTTAACGGTGATGGCCGCAGGCCAGGAGGTTCTGATTCAGGATCTTCCCCCTGAGCTTTTCGAAACCCATGTACCAGAAAGCAGCACCGGTCAGACCCTGCCTGACAGCTGGGCGACTCTGCTGGCGCAGTGGGCCGATCGCGCCCTGCGTTCCGGTCATCAAAACCTGCTCTCCGAGGCACAGCCCGAGATGGAACGCACGCTGCTCACTACCGCGCTGCGCCATACCCAGGGCCATAAACAGGAGGCTGCACGCCTGCTCGGCTGGGGTCGCAATACCCTGACGCGTAAGTTAAAAGAGCTGGGCATGGAGTGAAATTTTACCCGCTGTGTAAAGAGGATGAATTAAACGCAAACTGGCGTTATTTTGCGCTTTACTGTTCCGATGAGTTAAGTATTATCTTGCCCGGGAAAACGGGGGGATCATCATGCTGGAATCTATCGTTACAATCTTGTCTGGCGGCGTCGAAGCCAGCGCAGCAGCGGGACATACGCCACAGGCGGCCATTGCAGCTGTGCTGTGTGCGGCGCTGGTTGGGTTGTTTAGTTAGAGGGTTTGCCGGGTGGCGGCTACGCCTTACCCGGCCTACTTACTTCGGTACGCCTTAAATCACCCGCGAGAACTGCTGCAGACGCGCTTTTTGACGCAAATAGGCGTCGAAGCACATGCAGATATTACGAATCAACAGACGCCCCTTCGGCGTGACCTCAATCGCACGCTCCGTGACATCCACCAGCCCATCTTTTGCCAGCGGCGCCAGCAGCTTCAGGTCTTCCGCAAAGTAATCGCTAAACTGCAGATCCCACTGCGCTTCAACCTCGCTGAAGTCGAGGCGGAAGTTGCAGATCAGCGCTTTTATCACGTCCCGGCGGATACAGTCGTCGCGGGTTAACGCGATGCCGCGCCACAGAGCGTTGCCGGTTTCATCCACCTGCTGATAATAGTGCTTCAACTCTTTCTGGTTCTGGGCATAGCAGTCGCCAATCATGCTGATGGCCGAAACGCCCATCCCCAGCAGATCCGTATCACCCTGGGTGGTGTAACCCTGGAAATTGCGGTGCAGTACCCCTTCACGCTGAGCAATAGCCAGCTCGTCATCCGGACGGGCGAAGTGATCCATGCCGATAAACTGGTAGCCGGTCTCGGTCAGAGAGGTGATGGTTTCCTGCAGAATATCCAGTTTTTGCTGGGCGGAAGGCAGGTCGGCATCCTTGATTTTGCGTTGGGCAGCAAACAGCGTCGGCAGATGCGCATAGTTGAAGACGCTCAGGCGATCCGGGTTAAGCTCTGCCACGCGCTTCAGCGTAAAGGCAAAGCTTTCTGGCGTCTGCTTTGGCAGGCCATAAATCAGATCGATATTGGTCGAGGTGAAGCCAATATCCCGCGCGTGATTTAACAGAGCAAAAATGAACTCTTCATCCTGCTCGCGGTTGACCAGGCGCTGAACCTCTTTGTTGAAGTCCTGCACGCCCATACTCAGGCGGTTGAACCCTTCCGTGCGTAAGTGATCCAGTACATCCAGCTCAATTTCACGCGGATCAACCTCGATCGAGATTTCGGCATCATGGTTGAAATTAAAGTTGCCACGCAGCAGCGCCATTAAACGGCTGATTTGCGCTTTATTCAGGTAGGTCGGCGTACCACCGCCCCAGTGGAGCTGGGTGACATGCCGACCGGCAAACTGCGGCGCGCGATGCAGGATCTCCTGCTCAAGCGCATCCAGATACTGATCCGCTTTGTGCTGCTGGCGGGTCACAATTTTATTGCAGCCGCAGAAGTAGCAGAGCTTGTGGCAGAACGGGATATGAACATACAGAGAGAGCGGGCGGTCAGGGTAACGCGCAACTGCCTGCTGAAAATGGCTATCACCGAAGGCGTCGGAAAACTCCAGCGCGGTTGGATAAGAGGTATAACGCGGCCCGGAATAGTTATATTTTTGGATCAGAGCCAGATCCCAGTCGATGGTTGGTACAGACATGTTCACTCCTTCCGTTGGTGTCGCGTTCGTATACGGCGGCCCGTTCTGGCCCCTGTGCGGGCCATGAATCGGGTGCGCAGCCACTTCTGTCGCCGCGACAACCGCCGTAGTTTAACGAATAACCACACCAGATAACATATAACCGGAAGGGTTATAAGCAGGACGATAAAGCCTGCCGGGTGCAAATGTTAGTTTCCACCTTTCAGCAGGCGCATCATGTCTTCCTGCTTCTCTTCTTCTTCCTCTTCCTCTTCATCGTCGTAAGAGAGGCCAAGCTTCTGCATCAGCTCATCAATGCGGTCCAGTTTGGCATCCACCCATGACTGCTCTTCAGCATTCAGGGTTTCACCCTCTTCAAGACGTTCCAGCAGCGCGTCCAGGCGCTCATCATTCTCCAGCAAATCCAGCTCAGCCTGCGGTGAAAGCATAGGTTTCTCGCTCTTGGGTTTGTGCTGCCTGGTGACCGGGGCATCGGTCACGCCTAATGGAACAGGTGTTTTACTGCCGATACGCGGGTCTTTCTGCTGCTTGTTTTTCGCAGACGCGCCGGATGAGTCACCGCCACTCGCGCGGCTGCCGGCAGCATGACCACGATGCTTTTTATCGCGTTTGCGATCGCGCGCTTCCTGATTCAGTTCTTCGCGCGTTTTGCGGCGTGCTTTTGCTGGACGTTTAGCGCCTGCAGCGGAGGTCGGTTTTTTCATGTTGTTTTGTCTTTAACTCGTTTTCTTCAGTATAGAATTGCGGCGAAATCTAGCAGAAAGCAAGCAAAGAAAAAAGGCGACAGAGCAATCTGTCGCCTTTTTTCCTGACTCACAACCCGTTATGGGTCTGACAATCCCTGTTTGCTGACAACTAACCCTGTTTTTCCGTTAGCAGGTACCGTCCGTGATAGGTCCTTTTCCCTTTTCAACGCCTCCGAGGCGTGCGTCTTCCTGACAATCCTGTGTCTTCGCCTCCTGGCGCTCCTGACCCTTATCCTTAAGTCCGGTTCCTCTCGGCATCCTCGCCGTTGAACGTTACTTTACGCTGTCAGGCAAAACCTACAACCCACTCACGCGACTTACGCGCGACTTTCAGATTAAGACTAAGCGTTAATAGGCTGATTTTAATAGTTTTGATTTTTTAACACCCTGCGATTTTTCTTAAATCTCCCATAGTAAAAAGGGCAGATCTCTTACAAAGCTCATGGTTTTTACTTACAGCCGCATTGCCGATGGGAAAAGCCTTTTCTCTCTGTTCAGGTATAATCCCCCCAACGTTACGAATTTCTGGAGACAACCACGTGACCAACCTGAATTATCACCAGACGCATTTTGTCCTTAGTGCGCCTGATATTCGCCATTTACCCGCTGATACGGGTCTTGAAGTGGCATTTGCTGGCCGGTCCAACGCGGGGAAATCCAGCGCTCTGAATACCCTGACCAATCAGAAAAGCCTGGCCCGTATCTCTAAAACGCCTGGCCGTACCCAGCTGATTAACCTGTTCGAAGTTGCGCCAGGCAAGCGCCTGGTTGACCTGCCAGGCTATGGCTACGCCGAAGTTCCGGAAGAGATGAAAATCAAGTGGCAGCGCGCCCTGGGTGAATATCTGGAAAAACGCCTGTGCCTGAAAGGTCTGGTCGTGCTGATGGATATTCGCCATCCGCTTAAAGATCTTGATCAGCAGATGATCCACTGGGCCGTCGAAAGCGGGATCCAGGTGCTGGTACTGCTGACCAAAGCCGACAAGCTGGCCAGCGGCGCGCGTAAAGCGCAGGTGAATATGGTGCGTGAAGCGGTTCTGGCATTCAACGGCGACATCCAGGTTGAAGCCTTCTCTTCGCTGAAGAAACTCGGCGTGGATAAACTGCGTGAGAAGCTGGATCACTGGTACAGCGAGCTGGAACCCGCAACAGAAGCGGAAGAGTGATAATAAGCGCGGCGATGTCCGCGCTTTTTTTTGCGCTGAATTTTACTTTGCCGCAATAAAAAACGCCCCAGTCATTACTGACTGGGGCGGCTAAAATATTCAGCCAAATCCGATTACGTGAAGTAAAAGGTCTGAAAGATAGAACATCTTACCTCTGTACCCTACGTGAATAACTCTACTCTGTTTTAGACTATAGACAAAGCACTTTTTGTAGTTTTTTTTCATTCTTTACATAGGGAATTCTAATGATCATCACAAAACGTTCATGGATATGTTGCTTACTTACAAAAACAGGTCATATCCCATAAAGAGTTAGTGAGCCTGATCCCAGTTTTCTCCGCTATCCACTTCCACCAGCAACGGTACATCCAGCTTCACGGTATTCTCCATCAGTTCATGGATCTTTTTCGAGACGGCTTCCAGATCGTCTTTGTGCACTTCGAACACCAGTTCATCGTGTACCTGCATGATCATACGAACCCGCGGCTGCTCCTTCTCCAGCCAGGCATCAACGGCGATCATTGCACGCTTAATGATATCTGCCGCCGTCCCCTGCATCGGGGCGTTGATTGCTGCACGCTCGGCACCGGCACGGCGGGCGGCATTGCTGGATTTGATATCCGGCAGATAGAGGCGGCGTCCTTCCAGCGTTTCGACATAGCCTTTTTCTTTCGCCTGGGCGCGGGTGGTCTCCATGTACTGCAGCACGCCCGGATAGCGTTCGAAATAGAGATCCATATACTTCTGCGACTCTTTACGCGGAATGTTGAGCTGACGGGAGAGACCAAATGCGCTCATACCGTAGATCAGACCAAAGTTGATCGCTTTTGCGCTCCGGCGCTGTTCCCCGGTGACACTCTCAAGTGACATGCCAAACACTTCGGCCGCCGTGGCCCGGTGGATATCCTGTCCTTCCGCAAAGGCGGTTAACAGTCCCTTATCCCGGGACAGGTGCGCCATAATACGCAGTTCAATCTGTGAGTAGTCAGCAGAGACAATGACGTAGTCCTGCGGCGCAATAAACGCCTGACGGATACGACGCCCCTCTTCATTACGCACCGGAATATTTTGCAGGTTAGGATCGGTTGAGGACAGTCGCCCGGTAGCCGCCACTGCCTGATGATAGGAGGTATGCACGCGACCCGTTTTCGGGTTGATCATCAACGGCAGCTTATCGGTGTAGGTCGATTTCAGCTTGGCCAGCCCGCGGTATTGCAGGATCACTTTTGGCAGCGGATAGTCCAGTGCCAATTCCTCCAGCACCTCTTCGGAAGTGGACGGCGCCCCGCCCGGCGTCTTCTTCAGCGGCTTAATGCCCTGCTTTTCAAACAGGATGGTCTGCAGCTGCTTGGTGGATGAGAGATTAAACGGCTCGCCGGCGATCTCATGCGCTTTTTGCTCGAGTTCGTTCAGGCGCAACGCGATCTCTTCCGAGTGCTTATGCAGCACAGCCGGGTCGATCCTGACGCCGTTGCGCTCAATCCGGGACAGAACCGGCACCAGCGGCATCTCGATATTCTGGAACACGTTCAGTGGCCCGGCGTGTTTTTGCAGCTTTGGCCACATCTTTAAATGCAGTTGCAGCGTAACGTCGGCATCTTCTGCCGCATAGTGTCCCGCCTCTTCCAGAGCAATCTGGTTAAACGTCAGCTGATTCTTGCCCTTACCCGCAATCTCTTCAAAGGTGACGGTTTTGTGCTTCAGCCAGCGATCGGAGAGCGAATCCATATCGTGACGACCGGCCACGCTGTCGAGGATATAGGACTCCAGCATGGTATCGAACGCAATGCCCCGCAGCTCAATGCCGTAGTTCTGCAGGATGCCGCGATCGAACTTCAGGTTTTGCCCCACCTTGAGTGCTTTGTCGTCTTCAAGGATCGGCTTGAGGAGCTCGAGAACGCGCTCGCGGGCGATCTGTTCAGGCGCATCCAGATAGTCGTGGGCGACCGGCACATAGGCGGCAACGCCAGGCTCAGTGGCGAAGGAGAGACCCACCATATTGGCGGAGACATTATCGAGACTGTCGGTTTCGGTATCAAAAGCGAACACCGGCGCCTGCTTTAATTTTTCAATCCAGACCTGCAGCTGTGCTTCATCGAGGATGGTTTCGTAATGTTCAGAAGAGAGAACGCTGGCTTCTTCTTCCGGCTCCTCTTCTGCATCGATCACCAGCGTCTCTTTCGGCTTAGCCGCCGGTTTAGCCCCTTTCGCCTGCAGCCATTTCCCCGCTTCAAGATCGGTTATCCAGCGTTTGAATTCATACTGCTTAAACAGGCCCAACAGCTCTTCGGCGGCAGGCTGCTGCACTTCCAGCTGCTCGCAGGTCAGATCCAGTTCAACGTCGGTTTTAATGGTCGCCAGCTGATAGGAGAGGTACGCCACCTCTTTGTTTTGCTCAAGCTTAGCGGCCATGGTTTTGGCACCGCGGAAGGTTAACCCGGCAATTTTATCCTGCTCGCTATACAGCGTATCCAGCCCACCCAACCCCTGCAGCAGAGCCTGGGCCGTCTTCTCGCCTACGCCCGGCACGCCCGGGATGTTATCGGAGGAGTCACCCATCAGGGCGAGGAAGTCGATGATAAGCTCCGGCGGCACGCCATACTTTGTCACCACCTCTTCCGGGCCGAGGATAGTATTGGTCATGGTGTTAATCAGGGTGATCCCCGGCGTAACCAGCTGCGCCATATCTTTATCACCGGTACTGATCAACACTGGGCGACCCAGCTTTTCGGCTTCCCGCGCCAGCGTACCGATCACATCGTCCGCTTCCACGCCAGAGACGGCCATTAAAGGCAGCCCCATCGCTTTCACCATCTTATGCAGGGGTTCAATCTGCGCGCGCAGATCGTCCGGCATCGGTGGGCGATGGGATTTGTAATGTTCAAACAGCTCATCCCGGAAAGTTTTGCCTTTCGCATCGAAGACTACGGCGGCATGGCTCGGCTGATACTGCAGGATCAAGCTACGCAGCATGTTCAGCACGCCATACATTGCGCCCGTAGGCTCTCCCGCGCTGTTGGTCAGCGGAGGAAACGCATGATACGCCCGATAGAGGTAAGACGAACCGTCGACGAGAATAAGCGGATTTTCGGGGATCTGAACCATAATGTCCGTGCCTTTGAGTAATTTATGGATAAAGGATGCCACAGAAGGATGAAAACATCAGTTTTTCGCGGCCAATACAGCCAAAGATTTTGCGATCCTGAGGATCGCTCGCAAATAAAATCTGTGGATAAGTTTGTGAGTAGTTTCTGCGGCCTGGACTAAATGTGCTATCTGACGA
Coding sequences within it:
- a CDS encoding YshB family small membrane protein, with translation MLESIVTILSGGVEASAAAGHTPQAAIAAVLCAALVGLFS
- the glnG gene encoding nitrogen regulation protein NR(I) — its product is MQRGIVWVVDDDSSIRWVLERALTGAGLSCTAFESGADVLDALTTKTPDVLLSDIRMPGMDGLALLKQIKQRHPMLPVIIMTAHSDLDAAVSAYQQGAFDYLPKPFDIDEAVALVERAISHYQEQQQPRNAPVFGPTTDIIGEAPAMQDVFRIIGRLSRSSISVLINGESGTGKELVAHALHRHSPRAKAPFIALNMAAIPKDLIESELFGHEKGAFTGANTIRQGRFEQADGGTLFLDEIGDMPLDVQTRLLRVLADGQFYRVGGYAPVKVDVRIIAATHQNLEQRVQEGKFREDLFHRLNVIRVHLPPLRERREDIPRLARHFLQDAARELGVEAKLLHPETEAALTRLAWPGNVRQLENTCRWLTVMAAGQEVLIQDLPPELFETHVPESSTGQTLPDSWATLLAQWADRALRSGHQNLLSEAQPEMERTLLTTALRHTQGHKQEAARLLGWGRNTLTRKLKELGME
- the yihA gene encoding ribosome biogenesis GTP-binding protein YihA/YsxC; the encoded protein is MTNLNYHQTHFVLSAPDIRHLPADTGLEVAFAGRSNAGKSSALNTLTNQKSLARISKTPGRTQLINLFEVAPGKRLVDLPGYGYAEVPEEMKIKWQRALGEYLEKRLCLKGLVVLMDIRHPLKDLDQQMIHWAVESGIQVLVLLTKADKLASGARKAQVNMVREAVLAFNGDIQVEAFSSLKKLGVDKLREKLDHWYSELEPATEAEE
- the hemN gene encoding oxygen-independent coproporphyrinogen III oxidase; amino-acid sequence: MSVPTIDWDLALIQKYNYSGPRYTSYPTALEFSDAFGDSHFQQAVARYPDRPLSLYVHIPFCHKLCYFCGCNKIVTRQQHKADQYLDALEQEILHRAPQFAGRHVTQLHWGGGTPTYLNKAQISRLMALLRGNFNFNHDAEISIEVDPREIELDVLDHLRTEGFNRLSMGVQDFNKEVQRLVNREQDEEFIFALLNHARDIGFTSTNIDLIYGLPKQTPESFAFTLKRVAELNPDRLSVFNYAHLPTLFAAQRKIKDADLPSAQQKLDILQETITSLTETGYQFIGMDHFARPDDELAIAQREGVLHRNFQGYTTQGDTDLLGMGVSAISMIGDCYAQNQKELKHYYQQVDETGNALWRGIALTRDDCIRRDVIKALICNFRLDFSEVEAQWDLQFSDYFAEDLKLLAPLAKDGLVDVTERAIEVTPKGRLLIRNICMCFDAYLRQKARLQQFSRVI
- the glnA gene encoding glutamate--ammonia ligase — its product is MSAEHVLTMLNEHEVKFVDLRFTDTKGKEQHVTIPAHQVNAEFFEEGKMFDGSSIGGWKGINESDMVLMPDASTALIDPFFEESTLIIRCDILEPGTLQGYDRDPRSIAKRAEEYLRSTGIADTVLFGPEPEFFLFDDIRFGATTSGSHVAIDDIEGAWNSSTKYEGGNKGHRPAVKGGYFPVPPVDSSQDIRSTMCLIMEEMGLVVEAHHHEVATAGQNEIATRFNTMTKKADEIQIYKYVVHNVAHRFGKTATFMPKPMFGDNGSGMHCHMSLSKNGTNLFAGDKYAGLSEQALHYIGGVIKHAKAINALANPTTNSYKRLVPGYEAPVMLAYSARNRSASIRIPVVSSPKARRIEVRFPDPAANPYLCFAALLMAGLDGIKNKIHPGEAMDKNLYDLPPEEAKEIPQVAGSLEEALNALDADREFLTAGGVFTDEAIDAYIALRMEENDRVRMTPHPVEFELYYSV
- the glnL gene encoding nitrogen regulation protein NR(II) gives rise to the protein MATGTLPDAGQILNSLINSILLVDDDLAVHYANPAAQQLLAQSSRKLFGAPLPELLSYFSLNIGLMQESLQAGQGFTDNEVTLVIDGRSHILSLTAQRLPEGLILLEMAPMDNQRRLSQEQLQHAQQIAARDLVRGLAHEIKNPLGGLRGAAQLLTKALPDPALAEYTNVIIEQADRLRNLVDRLLGPQQPGMHVTESIHKVAERVVKLVSMELPDNVRLIRDYDPSLPELPHDPDQIEQVLLNIVRNALQALGADGGEIILRTRTAFQLTLHGTRYRLAARIDVEDNGPGIPSHLQDTLFYPMVSGREGGTGLGLSIARNLIDQHSGKIEFTSWPGHTEFSVYLPIRK
- the polA gene encoding DNA polymerase I; translation: MVQIPENPLILVDGSSYLYRAYHAFPPLTNSAGEPTGAMYGVLNMLRSLILQYQPSHAAVVFDAKGKTFRDELFEHYKSHRPPMPDDLRAQIEPLHKMVKAMGLPLMAVSGVEADDVIGTLAREAEKLGRPVLISTGDKDMAQLVTPGITLINTMTNTILGPEEVVTKYGVPPELIIDFLALMGDSSDNIPGVPGVGEKTAQALLQGLGGLDTLYSEQDKIAGLTFRGAKTMAAKLEQNKEVAYLSYQLATIKTDVELDLTCEQLEVQQPAAEELLGLFKQYEFKRWITDLEAGKWLQAKGAKPAAKPKETLVIDAEEEPEEEASVLSSEHYETILDEAQLQVWIEKLKQAPVFAFDTETDSLDNVSANMVGLSFATEPGVAAYVPVAHDYLDAPEQIARERVLELLKPILEDDKALKVGQNLKFDRGILQNYGIELRGIAFDTMLESYILDSVAGRHDMDSLSDRWLKHKTVTFEEIAGKGKNQLTFNQIALEEAGHYAAEDADVTLQLHLKMWPKLQKHAGPLNVFQNIEMPLVPVLSRIERNGVRIDPAVLHKHSEEIALRLNELEQKAHEIAGEPFNLSSTKQLQTILFEKQGIKPLKKTPGGAPSTSEEVLEELALDYPLPKVILQYRGLAKLKSTYTDKLPLMINPKTGRVHTSYHQAVAATGRLSSTDPNLQNIPVRNEEGRRIRQAFIAPQDYVIVSADYSQIELRIMAHLSRDKGLLTAFAEGQDIHRATAAEVFGMSLESVTGEQRRSAKAINFGLIYGMSAFGLSRQLNIPRKESQKYMDLYFERYPGVLQYMETTRAQAKEKGYVETLEGRRLYLPDIKSSNAARRAGAERAAINAPMQGTAADIIKRAMIAVDAWLEKEQPRVRMIMQVHDELVFEVHKDDLEAVSKKIHELMENTVKLDVPLLVEVDSGENWDQAH
- the yihI gene encoding Der GTPase-activating protein YihI → MKKPTSAAGAKRPAKARRKTREELNQEARDRKRDKKHRGHAAGSRASGGDSSGASAKNKQQKDPRIGSKTPVPLGVTDAPVTRQHKPKSEKPMLSPQAELDLLENDERLDALLERLEEGETLNAEEQSWVDAKLDRIDELMQKLGLSYDDEEEEEEEEKQEDMMRLLKGGN